One Gordonia mangrovi genomic region harbors:
- the ptsP gene encoding phosphoenolpyruvate--protein phosphotransferase: MEHTHVLNGTPVVGGHAYGPAIWPGERPVYDPSDAASVVEDEREVEIKRFTDAAAAVAGRLRERASHASGAAAEVLSATAGLAEDRGWIGAASGLIKKGTAAPAAAVAATEQFATMFTKLGGLMAERVTDLNDVRDRVVAELLGVAEPGVPEPAEPSVLLADDLAPADTAGLDPKKVTALVTRLGGPTSHTAIIARQLGIPCVVAVSGLGAVAAGTVVLVDGTAGTLEVDPDAGDAAARVEESRRMAELVADWRGPGVTGDGRPIAVLANVADGRSARSATAHPVEGVGLFRTELAFLDRADEPSVEEQTRLYREVLDAFEGQKVVIRTLDAGSDKPLKFVTQVEETNPALGVRGNRIADEHPEIRAAQLDAIAAAADGHQPTPWVMAPMIASATEAAEFAGEVRRRGLIAGVMIEVPAAAVLAESILAEVDFVSIGTNDLTQYTMAADRMSAELASLTDPWQPAVLTLIGGVARAGAVVDKPVGVCGEAAADPLLACVLVGLGVTSLSTAPAAAAAVGARLAEVTVDQCRAAAEAALATADPAAARAAATAALAAAPGS, from the coding sequence ATGGAGCACACACACGTACTGAACGGAACACCGGTGGTCGGCGGGCATGCCTACGGACCCGCGATCTGGCCTGGCGAACGTCCGGTCTACGACCCATCCGACGCCGCGTCCGTCGTCGAGGATGAACGTGAGGTCGAGATCAAGCGTTTCACCGACGCCGCCGCCGCAGTCGCCGGACGGTTGCGTGAGCGCGCGTCACACGCCTCGGGTGCCGCGGCGGAGGTGTTGTCGGCGACCGCGGGTCTGGCCGAGGATCGCGGCTGGATCGGCGCGGCATCGGGACTCATCAAGAAGGGGACGGCGGCCCCCGCCGCCGCAGTCGCCGCGACCGAACAGTTCGCGACGATGTTCACCAAACTCGGTGGGCTCATGGCCGAGCGGGTCACCGACCTCAACGATGTCCGGGACCGTGTGGTCGCCGAACTGCTGGGCGTCGCCGAACCGGGTGTACCGGAACCCGCCGAGCCGTCGGTGCTGCTGGCCGACGACCTGGCGCCGGCCGACACCGCCGGGCTGGATCCGAAGAAGGTCACCGCTCTGGTCACCCGGCTGGGCGGTCCGACGAGTCACACCGCGATCATCGCGCGACAGCTCGGTATTCCGTGCGTCGTGGCGGTGTCCGGGCTCGGCGCGGTGGCGGCCGGAACCGTGGTGCTGGTCGACGGGACCGCGGGCACATTGGAGGTCGATCCCGATGCCGGCGACGCGGCCGCCCGCGTCGAGGAGAGCCGCCGGATGGCGGAACTGGTGGCCGACTGGCGCGGGCCGGGTGTCACCGGTGACGGCCGACCGATCGCGGTGCTGGCCAACGTCGCCGACGGTAGGTCGGCTCGTTCGGCGACCGCCCATCCGGTGGAAGGTGTCGGGCTGTTCCGCACCGAGCTGGCGTTCCTCGATCGCGCGGACGAACCCTCGGTGGAGGAGCAGACGCGTCTCTATCGGGAGGTGCTCGATGCCTTCGAGGGCCAGAAGGTGGTGATCCGGACGCTCGATGCGGGTTCCGACAAGCCGCTGAAGTTCGTCACGCAAGTCGAGGAGACCAACCCCGCGTTGGGTGTGCGGGGCAATCGCATCGCCGACGAGCACCCGGAGATTCGTGCCGCCCAGCTCGACGCGATCGCAGCGGCCGCCGACGGTCATCAACCGACTCCCTGGGTGATGGCGCCGATGATCGCGTCGGCGACCGAAGCAGCCGAGTTCGCCGGTGAAGTGCGCCGCCGCGGACTGATCGCCGGTGTGATGATCGAGGTACCGGCGGCGGCAGTGCTCGCCGAATCGATCCTCGCCGAGGTCGACTTCGTGTCGATCGGCACCAACGATCTCACCCAGTACACGATGGCGGCCGACCGGATGTCGGCGGAACTCGCGTCCCTCACCGATCCGTGGCAACCCGCGGTGTTGACCTTGATCGGCGGAGTCGCTCGTGCCGGCGCCGTCGTCGACAAACCGGTCGGGGTCTGTGGCGAGGCTGCCGCCGACCCGCTGCTCGCCTGCGTACTGGTCGGATTGGGGGTGACGTCCTTGTCGACTGCGCCCGCGGCCGCTGCCGCGGTCGGCGCCAGGCTCGCCGAGGTGACCGTCGACCAGTGTCGGGCGGCTGCCGAAGCCGCACTCGCCACAGCGGATCCGGCCGCTGCGAGAGCGGCGGCGACTGCGGCACTCGCCGCGGCGCCGGGATCCTGA
- the lexA gene encoding transcriptional repressor LexA — protein sequence MSDKAGGRRGASRGNDDTTTTPADKTSAAADAGSAADGAAADPEAAEAALTPRQRGVLEYIRASVRERGYPPSIREIGDAVGLTSTSSVAHQLRTLERKGLLKRDHNRPRAVNIQDGDQHIPPGGASAASGDASELPTPTFVPVLGRIAAGGPILAEEAVEDVFPLPRELVGEGSLFLLRVVGESMIDAAICDGDWVVVRQQSVADNGDIVAAMIDGEATVKTFKRKDGHVWLMPHNDLFEPIPGDDAAVLGKVVTVMRRV from the coding sequence ATGAGCGACAAGGCCGGCGGGCGGCGCGGCGCCTCCCGCGGGAACGACGACACAACCACGACACCTGCGGACAAGACGTCGGCAGCGGCCGATGCGGGTTCGGCAGCCGATGGCGCGGCCGCCGACCCGGAGGCCGCGGAGGCCGCACTGACCCCGCGACAGCGGGGCGTGCTGGAGTACATCCGGGCGTCGGTGCGCGAGCGCGGCTATCCACCGAGCATCCGGGAGATCGGTGACGCGGTAGGCCTCACCTCGACCTCATCGGTCGCCCACCAGCTGCGGACCCTGGAACGCAAGGGTCTGCTCAAGCGCGACCACAATCGTCCTCGCGCGGTCAACATCCAAGACGGGGACCAGCACATCCCGCCGGGTGGTGCGTCCGCCGCGTCCGGCGATGCGAGCGAGCTGCCGACGCCGACGTTCGTCCCCGTGCTCGGCCGGATCGCCGCCGGCGGACCGATCCTCGCCGAGGAAGCCGTCGAGGACGTGTTCCCGTTGCCGCGGGAACTCGTCGGCGAGGGTTCACTGTTCCTGCTGCGGGTCGTCGGCGAGTCGATGATCGACGCGGCGATCTGCGATGGGGACTGGGTGGTGGTGCGCCAGCAGAGTGTCGCCGACAACGGCGACATCGTGGCAGCGATGATCGACGGCGAGGCCACCGTCAAGACGTTCAAGCGGAAGGACGGTCACGTCTGGCTGATGCCGCACAACGATCTGTTCGAGCCCATCCCGGGTGACGACGCCGCAGTACTCGGCAAGGTGGTCACCGTGATGCGCCGGGTCTGA
- a CDS encoding LysM peptidoglycan-binding domain-containing protein, translating to MSTATLHRPIRYADTPMAATSTVTSPNATKPAARALDSRRRERYDATGPAGRRPGGSGAAASARVAGTRCAASAIDRRVVARRRATAAAVMLGGALALLVWVVAIIGSNYAASVQPAPTGTEIVHVRQGDSLSSIADRIAPEVPRQAVIEQIVERNRLADSGLRVGQALVAPAYS from the coding sequence ATGAGCACAGCCACACTGCATCGCCCGATCCGATACGCCGATACCCCGATGGCAGCGACTTCGACCGTCACGAGCCCGAACGCCACGAAACCGGCCGCGCGGGCCCTCGACTCGCGCCGGCGCGAGCGGTACGACGCCACCGGCCCGGCGGGCCGTCGTCCGGGCGGGTCGGGCGCAGCGGCGTCGGCGCGCGTCGCGGGCACGCGCTGTGCGGCATCGGCGATCGATCGTCGGGTCGTCGCCCGGCGCCGCGCGACGGCGGCGGCCGTCATGCTCGGCGGGGCACTCGCCCTGCTGGTGTGGGTTGTCGCCATCATCGGTTCGAACTATGCCGCGTCGGTGCAGCCGGCCCCTACCGGAACCGAAATCGTCCATGTGCGACAGGGCGATTCATTGAGTTCCATCGCCGATAGGATTGCGCCGGAGGTTCCGCGCCAGGCGGTCATCGAGCAGATCGTCGAACGCAATCGGCTCGCGGATTCCGGCCTGCGGGTGGGTCAGGCTCTGGTTGCTCCCGCATACAGCTGA
- the nrdR gene encoding transcriptional regulator NrdR, which produces MRCPFCKNEDTKVIDSRVADEGQAIRRRRACAECGRRFSTVESAVLSVAKRNGVTEPFSREKVMRGVRRACQGRDVAEDALAKLAQQVEDAVRASGSAEIPSNEVGLAILGPLRDLDEVAYLRFASVYRSFDSLEDFQREIDDLQGNLTHERSAESAGSDDRVSATDGLS; this is translated from the coding sequence ATGCGCTGCCCGTTTTGCAAGAACGAAGACACCAAGGTCATCGACTCGCGTGTCGCCGACGAGGGGCAGGCGATCCGACGGCGCCGTGCATGTGCGGAGTGCGGTCGCCGATTCTCCACTGTCGAGAGTGCCGTGCTGTCGGTCGCCAAACGCAACGGTGTGACCGAACCGTTCAGCCGGGAGAAGGTGATGCGTGGGGTGCGTCGTGCCTGTCAGGGGCGCGATGTCGCCGAGGACGCGCTCGCCAAGCTCGCGCAGCAGGTCGAGGATGCGGTGCGCGCATCCGGGTCGGCCGAGATCCCCAGCAACGAGGTGGGCCTCGCGATCCTGGGACCGCTCCGCGATCTCGACGAGGTGGCGTACCTGAGGTTCGCTTCGGTGTACCGATCATTCGACTCGCTGGAAGACTTCCAACGCGAGATCGACGACCTCCAGGGCAACCTCACCCACGAGCGCTCCGCGGAATCGGCCGGGTCCGACGATCGCGTCAGTGCCACCGACGGGCTCAGCTGA
- the hrpA gene encoding ATP-dependent RNA helicase HrpA: MPAPTSADRRAVLDTLDELTIVDAHRLRRRLDKLGRQPEAAAWQRLSSELSSAQARVHRRRAAVPVPEFPPELPVSEARSEIAAAITDHQVVVVAGETGSGKTTQLPKICLELGRGVRGAIGHTQPRRIAASSVARRIAEETASQIGDAIGYSVRFTDRAGADTLVKVMTDGILLREIASDPLLRHYDTLIIDEAHERSLNIDFILGYLRRLLPKRRDLKVIITSATIEPDRFARHFADAVDGGQVPILEVSGRTYPVEIRYRPYGDARDPDSDHRDLDQAQAIDAAVGELWSNRRTGDILVFLPTERDIRETADALRHRASAGAEIVPLFARLSIADQQRVFAPSSGRRIVLATNVAETSLTVPGIRYVIDTGTARISRYSTRSKVNRLPVEPISQASARQRAGRCGRVAPGVCIRLYAEEDFDARAGFTDPEILRTNLAAVILQMASLRLGDVSQFPFVQPPDARAIRDGMAVLTELGAIRDTQRDDHEPVLTQVGRQMARIPVDPRLARMLIAARDGGCLDHVLVIAAALSIPDVRERPAEHREAADAAHRRFAVPGSEFLAHLELWSYLAERRRELSGNQFRRLCEREFLHFLRIREWQELHRQLSRVVTDLDWTVRATERDADAIHRAILAGLLGNIAVRQGDSREFLGARNTTLAIFPGSSLARKPPPFLMAAELVETSRLFAHTVAAIDPLWVEQLAGDLVRRSYSEPHWSAKRGAAMAYERVTLYGVPLVARRRVRFGPIDPPTGREMFIRHALVEGDWRTEHAFFHSNRALLEAAADVEHRARRRDVVISEQQLFDFYDARVGDEVVSARHFDSWWKKARRAQPDLLDLRPEDVATDVAVADTDFPGAWQQGETRLELRYRFEPGAPDDGVTVVIPRALLDHVRPAGFDWSVPGLRGELATELVRSLPKALRKSMAPAARFADLALSRLTPRAEPLLAGLARELSAITTMTVAPGDFAPEKIPPHLTMNFAVVDRDGSVLATDKSLQTLKKKFDDVGEQSEPAEVFTAWTTTGIGDLPATVTTTVAGQSITHHVGLDTVTDGTGRPIGVARGEFGTQAERDRRHAAAVVTLLDLAIAPLSRKITSTLDAAGRLALSQSPYRDVDGLVADCTRRAIRDLAAGQNLIAVRSTAAFGRLRDDLGPRVAERAPDYFATTTDVLRRVAPLRAQIDRVSGSVAADDVAEQLENLVFDGFVAATPHEKLVHVPRYLEAATVRLSELPGAAARDSASLAAVDRVVTQWNQRAAQLPAARREALDEHAHWLVEELRVGLFAQRLGTARPISEKRAMRALDQFS, encoded by the coding sequence ATGCCCGCACCGACCTCCGCCGACCGTCGCGCAGTGCTCGACACGCTCGATGAGCTGACCATCGTCGATGCGCATCGACTGCGCCGTCGGCTGGACAAACTCGGGCGCCAGCCCGAGGCCGCGGCCTGGCAACGGCTCTCCTCCGAGCTGTCGTCGGCGCAGGCACGCGTGCACCGTCGCCGCGCAGCGGTGCCGGTGCCCGAGTTTCCACCGGAACTGCCCGTTTCCGAGGCGCGGTCCGAAATCGCCGCCGCCATCACCGATCATCAGGTGGTCGTCGTCGCCGGCGAGACCGGTTCGGGCAAGACCACCCAGCTACCCAAGATCTGCCTGGAACTCGGCCGCGGAGTCCGCGGAGCCATCGGCCACACCCAGCCCCGGCGGATTGCGGCGAGTTCGGTCGCCCGCCGCATCGCCGAGGAGACGGCATCGCAGATCGGCGACGCGATCGGCTACTCCGTGCGGTTCACCGACCGCGCGGGGGCCGACACCCTCGTCAAGGTGATGACCGACGGCATCCTGCTCCGTGAGATCGCCAGCGACCCGCTGTTGCGCCATTACGACACGCTCATCATCGACGAGGCGCACGAACGCAGCCTCAACATCGACTTCATCCTCGGCTACCTCCGCCGGCTGCTGCCCAAGCGCCGCGACCTCAAGGTGATCATCACCTCCGCCACGATCGAGCCGGATCGGTTCGCCCGACACTTCGCCGACGCCGTCGACGGCGGACAGGTGCCGATCCTCGAGGTCTCCGGGCGCACCTACCCGGTGGAGATCCGCTATCGCCCGTACGGTGACGCGCGCGACCCCGACAGCGACCACCGCGACCTCGATCAGGCGCAGGCGATCGACGCCGCGGTCGGCGAGTTGTGGTCGAATCGGCGCACCGGCGACATCCTGGTGTTCCTGCCCACCGAACGTGACATCCGCGAGACCGCCGATGCGTTGCGGCACCGCGCCTCCGCCGGCGCCGAGATCGTTCCCCTGTTCGCCCGACTGTCCATCGCCGACCAGCAGCGCGTGTTCGCGCCATCCTCCGGCCGCCGCATCGTGCTGGCCACCAATGTCGCCGAGACGTCACTGACCGTCCCGGGCATCCGCTACGTGATCGACACCGGCACCGCGCGCATCTCCCGCTACTCCACCCGTTCCAAGGTGAATCGTCTACCGGTGGAACCGATCTCGCAGGCCAGCGCCCGCCAGCGCGCGGGACGCTGTGGCCGCGTCGCGCCCGGCGTGTGCATCCGCCTCTACGCGGAAGAGGACTTCGACGCCCGTGCCGGGTTCACCGATCCGGAGATCCTGCGCACCAACCTGGCCGCGGTCATCCTGCAGATGGCGTCGCTGCGGCTCGGTGACGTGTCGCAGTTCCCGTTCGTGCAACCGCCCGATGCCCGCGCCATCCGCGATGGCATGGCCGTCCTGACCGAACTCGGCGCGATCCGGGACACCCAGCGCGACGACCACGAGCCGGTGCTCACCCAGGTCGGCCGACAGATGGCCCGCATCCCGGTGGATCCACGACTGGCCCGCATGCTCATCGCCGCTCGGGACGGCGGATGTCTCGACCATGTCCTGGTGATCGCCGCAGCCCTGTCGATCCCCGACGTGCGGGAACGCCCTGCCGAACACCGCGAGGCTGCCGACGCCGCCCATCGCCGGTTCGCCGTACCCGGCTCGGAGTTCCTCGCTCATCTCGAGCTCTGGTCGTACCTGGCCGAACGCCGCCGCGAGCTGTCGGGGAATCAGTTCCGGCGGCTGTGCGAGCGTGAGTTCCTCCATTTTCTGCGGATACGGGAATGGCAGGAACTGCATCGACAGCTCAGCCGGGTCGTGACCGATCTCGACTGGACGGTGCGCGCCACCGAACGCGACGCCGACGCCATCCACCGCGCGATCCTGGCCGGACTGCTCGGCAACATCGCTGTCCGACAGGGCGATTCGCGCGAGTTCCTGGGTGCACGGAACACCACGCTGGCGATCTTTCCGGGGTCATCGCTGGCGCGCAAGCCGCCGCCGTTCCTGATGGCGGCCGAACTCGTCGAGACCTCACGGTTGTTCGCCCACACGGTGGCGGCGATCGACCCGCTGTGGGTCGAGCAGCTCGCGGGTGACCTGGTCCGCCGCAGCTACAGCGAACCGCATTGGTCGGCGAAACGCGGCGCGGCAATGGCCTACGAGCGGGTCACGCTCTACGGTGTCCCGCTGGTGGCGCGCCGCCGGGTGCGGTTCGGCCCCATCGATCCGCCCACCGGGCGGGAGATGTTCATCAGACATGCCCTCGTCGAGGGCGACTGGCGCACCGAGCACGCGTTCTTCCACAGCAACCGCGCACTACTGGAGGCCGCGGCAGACGTCGAGCACCGCGCGCGACGCCGCGACGTGGTGATCAGCGAACAACAGCTGTTCGACTTCTACGATGCGCGCGTCGGCGACGAGGTGGTGTCCGCGCGACATTTCGACAGCTGGTGGAAGAAGGCTCGGCGCGCACAGCCGGACCTCCTCGATCTCCGCCCGGAGGACGTCGCCACCGACGTCGCCGTTGCCGACACCGATTTCCCCGGCGCCTGGCAGCAGGGCGAGACCCGCTTGGAACTGCGCTACCGCTTCGAACCGGGTGCCCCCGACGACGGTGTGACCGTGGTGATCCCGCGGGCGTTGCTCGACCATGTGCGGCCGGCCGGCTTCGACTGGTCGGTACCCGGTTTGCGCGGCGAGCTCGCGACCGAACTCGTCCGGTCACTGCCCAAGGCGCTCCGCAAGTCGATGGCGCCCGCTGCGCGTTTCGCGGATCTCGCGCTGTCCCGGTTGACGCCGCGCGCCGAACCCCTGCTCGCGGGTCTGGCCCGCGAGTTGAGTGCGATCACGACCATGACCGTGGCGCCCGGCGACTTCGCGCCGGAGAAGATCCCGCCTCACCTGACCATGAATTTCGCCGTGGTCGACCGAGACGGCTCGGTCCTCGCCACCGACAAGTCGCTGCAGACGCTCAAGAAGAAGTTCGACGACGTGGGCGAGCAGTCCGAGCCCGCAGAGGTGTTCACCGCATGGACCACCACCGGGATCGGCGACCTGCCTGCTACGGTCACGACAACCGTTGCCGGGCAGTCGATCACCCATCACGTGGGTCTGGATACGGTGACCGACGGGACCGGTCGCCCGATCGGGGTCGCCCGTGGCGAGTTCGGCACACAGGCCGAACGCGACCGCCGCCACGCCGCAGCGGTGGTGACGCTGCTCGACCTCGCGATCGCACCACTGTCGCGCAAGATCACATCGACCCTCGATGCAGCGGGACGCCTGGCGTTGAGTCAGAGCCCCTACCGCGACGTCGACGGACTCGTCGCCGACTGCACCCGACGTGCCATCCGCGACCTCGCAGCCGGCCAGAACCTGATCGCCGTCCGATCGACGGCCGCATTCGGGCGGCTGCGCGACGATCTCGGCCCCCGGGTCGCCGAGCGCGCACCGGACTATTTCGCGACGACAACCGACGTGCTGCGGCGTGTCGCACCGTTGCGGGCGCAGATCGACCGGGTCAGCGGATCAGTGGCTGCCGACGACGTCGCCGAGCAGCTCGAGAATCTGGTCTTCGACGGCTTCGTCGCCGCGACACCACACGAGAAACTCGTCCACGTGCCGCGCTATCTGGAGGCGGCCACCGTCCGACTCTCGGAGTTACCGGGCGCCGCCGCCCGCGACAGTGCGTCGTTGGCCGCGGTCGACCGCGTGGTGACGCAGTGGAATCAGCGTGCCGCGCAGCTGCCTGCGGCCCGACGTGAGGCGCTCGACGAGCATGCCCACTGGCTCGTCGAGGAATTGCGGGTCGGTCTGTTCGCGCAGCGCCTCGGGACCGCCCGGCCGATCTCGGAGAAGCGCGCGATGCGCGCCCTCGATCAGTTCAGCTGA
- a CDS encoding aminotransferase family protein, whose translation MAGSLWHGFADMGSVTANGPFVVTRGQGTRIWDAEGREYLDATAGLWFTNIGHGRAEVAQAVADQLGRLAHYSGFGDLTADVTAELAERLAAIAPVAGSKIFFTSGGSDSVDTAAKLARRYWHEMGRPEKNIVVGRTKAYHGMHVAGTALAGIPVNREGYGELMPDAETVEWDNAKSLLGLIERLGSERIAAFFCEPIIGAGGIYLPPEGYLAEVRQICRDHDVLFVADEVVTGFGRIGGESWFASSRFDLAPDMMTTAKGLTSGYVPMGAVFIAPHLAEPFYAGGTWWRHGYTYGGHAGAAAAAMANLDIIEREGLLAEAARLESDLAAALGPLAHLDSVAEVRTGLGAVTAVQLADPAQAQPMVGRLREHGVSGRAAGQGALQISPAFVMTTDEVGELAGRMHAALS comes from the coding sequence ATGGCAGGTTCACTTTGGCACGGCTTCGCCGACATGGGATCGGTCACCGCGAACGGACCGTTCGTGGTGACCCGCGGACAGGGTACCCGGATCTGGGATGCGGAAGGTCGCGAGTATCTGGACGCGACCGCCGGCTTGTGGTTCACCAACATCGGTCACGGGCGAGCCGAGGTTGCCCAGGCCGTCGCAGACCAGTTGGGCCGTCTCGCACACTATTCCGGCTTCGGCGACCTCACCGCCGACGTGACCGCCGAGCTGGCCGAGCGCTTGGCCGCGATCGCCCCGGTCGCCGGCAGCAAGATCTTCTTCACCTCGGGCGGCAGCGACTCGGTGGACACCGCGGCGAAACTCGCGCGGCGATATTGGCACGAGATGGGCAGACCCGAGAAGAACATCGTCGTCGGTCGCACCAAGGCCTACCACGGCATGCACGTGGCGGGGACCGCGCTCGCGGGGATACCGGTGAACCGTGAGGGCTACGGGGAGCTGATGCCGGACGCCGAGACGGTGGAGTGGGACAACGCCAAGAGCTTGCTCGGTCTGATCGAGCGCCTCGGGTCCGAGCGGATCGCGGCCTTCTTCTGTGAGCCGATCATCGGTGCGGGCGGGATCTATCTGCCGCCCGAGGGCTATCTCGCGGAGGTACGTCAGATCTGTCGCGATCACGACGTGTTGTTCGTCGCCGACGAGGTGGTCACCGGATTCGGACGCATCGGGGGTGAGTCGTGGTTCGCCTCGTCGCGGTTCGATCTGGCGCCGGACATGATGACCACCGCGAAAGGGCTGACGTCGGGGTACGTCCCGATGGGGGCGGTGTTCATCGCGCCGCACCTCGCCGAACCCTTCTACGCCGGTGGTACCTGGTGGCGACACGGGTACACCTACGGTGGGCACGCCGGTGCCGCGGCGGCGGCGATGGCCAACCTCGACATCATCGAGCGCGAAGGGCTGCTGGCCGAGGCGGCGCGCCTGGAGTCGGACCTGGCCGCCGCCTTGGGTCCGTTGGCACACCTCGATTCGGTCGCCGAGGTCCGTACCGGTCTGGGGGCGGTCACCGCGGTGCAACTGGCCGATCCGGCGCAGGCACAGCCGATGGTGGGGCGGCTGCGTGAGCACGGTGTCAGTGGACGCGCGGCCGGGCAGGGGGCGCTACAGATCTCCCCGGCCTTCGTGATGACCACCGACGAGGTCGGCGAGCTGGCCGGACGCATGCACGCCGCGCTGTCCTGA
- a CDS encoding DEAD/DEAH box helicase, whose amino-acid sequence MSETVSRYLEPADDEDTAFEVFTRWWDARGIALYAHQEESLLELISGNNVILATPTGSGKSLVAAGAIYFARCRGERAYYTAPIKALVSEKFFDLCATFGADSVGLLTGDAAVNADAPIICATAEIVANLALRDGERSDIGTLVADEFHYYGEPDRGWAWQVPLVELPHSQFLLMSATLGDTSFFVDDLQRRTGRDTIAVTGTERPVPLEHSYAITPIHETIEDLVAAGRAPIYVVHFTQAAAVERAQALMSVKIADKTERAAIADAIGDFRFHTGFGATLSKLLRAGIGVHHAGMLPRYRRLVERLAQQGLLKVIAGTDTLGVGINVPIRTVLFAGLSKYDGTRVRRLRAREFHQIAGRAGRAGYDTVGYVVVQAPEHDVENARAVAKAGDDPKKRRKLVRKKPPEGFVSWGEKTFTQLVDAPDEPLRSHFRMTTAILMEVLARPGDCFAALRHLLEDNHEPRSRQLRQIRHTIDLFRGLRDSGIVVQLDAPDADGKNVALSVDMPENFALTNPLSSFALAAFEILDPDSSTYALDVISILESTLEDPRQVLFAQRKVARDAAVAEMKADGIEYEERMTRLEEITWPRPLLDEIDFAFSVYRRGHPWVASSPPSPKSVLREMLERSMTFTELISGYGLARSEGVVLRYLSDCYRVLRHGLPNTVVTDEIAEITEHVGAMVRSVDSSLVDEWEQLTHPPA is encoded by the coding sequence CTGAGCGAGACGGTTTCGCGGTACCTCGAACCCGCCGACGACGAGGACACCGCTTTCGAGGTCTTCACCCGATGGTGGGACGCACGCGGGATCGCGCTGTATGCCCACCAGGAGGAATCCCTGCTGGAGCTGATCTCGGGCAACAACGTGATCCTCGCGACACCGACCGGTTCCGGGAAATCGTTGGTGGCCGCGGGCGCCATCTATTTCGCCCGTTGCCGCGGCGAGCGGGCCTATTACACGGCGCCGATCAAGGCACTGGTCAGCGAGAAGTTCTTCGATCTGTGCGCGACCTTCGGCGCCGATTCCGTCGGGCTGCTGACCGGTGATGCCGCGGTCAATGCGGATGCACCGATCATCTGCGCGACCGCCGAGATCGTGGCCAATCTGGCGCTGCGCGACGGCGAGCGCAGCGACATCGGCACGTTGGTCGCCGACGAGTTCCACTACTACGGCGAGCCCGACCGCGGTTGGGCCTGGCAGGTGCCGCTCGTCGAGCTCCCCCACAGCCAGTTCCTGCTGATGTCGGCCACCCTCGGCGACACCTCGTTCTTCGTCGACGACCTGCAACGACGCACCGGGCGCGACACCATCGCGGTGACCGGCACCGAGCGACCCGTCCCCCTTGAGCACAGCTATGCGATCACGCCGATCCACGAGACCATCGAGGACCTCGTGGCGGCCGGACGTGCACCGATCTACGTGGTGCACTTCACCCAGGCCGCCGCGGTCGAACGTGCGCAGGCGCTGATGTCGGTGAAGATCGCCGACAAGACCGAACGCGCCGCGATCGCCGACGCCATCGGCGACTTCCGGTTCCATACCGGGTTCGGCGCGACGCTGTCGAAACTGCTGCGCGCCGGGATAGGCGTGCACCACGCCGGCATGCTGCCGCGCTACCGCCGGCTCGTCGAGCGCCTCGCCCAACAGGGCCTGCTGAAGGTGATCGCGGGTACCGACACCCTCGGGGTGGGCATCAACGTGCCCATCCGCACCGTGCTGTTCGCCGGACTCAGCAAGTACGACGGCACTCGGGTCCGGCGGCTGCGCGCCCGGGAGTTCCATCAGATCGCCGGCCGGGCCGGGCGGGCGGGTTACGACACCGTCGGGTACGTGGTGGTGCAGGCCCCCGAGCATGATGTGGAGAACGCACGGGCCGTCGCCAAGGCCGGCGACGATCCGAAGAAGCGGCGCAAGCTGGTCCGCAAGAAGCCGCCGGAAGGTTTCGTGTCGTGGGGCGAGAAGACGTTCACCCAGCTCGTCGACGCGCCCGACGAACCATTGCGATCGCATTTCCGGATGACCACCGCCATCCTGATGGAGGTGCTGGCCCGCCCGGGTGATTGTTTCGCCGCGCTGCGACATCTGCTCGAGGACAATCACGAACCACGCAGTCGCCAACTGCGCCAGATCCGGCACACGATCGACTTGTTCCGGGGCCTGCGGGACTCCGGCATCGTCGTGCAGCTCGACGCCCCGGATGCCGACGGCAAGAACGTCGCGCTCTCGGTGGACATGCCGGAGAACTTCGCACTCACCAACCCGCTGTCGTCGTTCGCGCTGGCGGCATTCGAGATCCTGGACCCCGACTCGTCGACCTACGCGCTCGACGTCATCTCGATCCTCGAATCCACTCTGGAGGATCCGCGCCAGGTCTTGTTCGCGCAGCGCAAGGTGGCCCGCGACGCGGCGGTCGCCGAGATGAAGGCCGACGGCATCGAGTACGAGGAACGCATGACGCGGCTGGAAGAGATCACCTGGCCCCGCCCACTGCTCGACGAGATCGATTTCGCGTTCTCCGTGTACCGCCGGGGACACCCGTGGGTGGCCTCGTCTCCCCCGTCACCCAAATCCGTGCTCCGCGAGATGCTCGAGCGCTCGATGACCTTCACCGAACTCATCTCCGGCTACGGCCTCGCCCGGAGCGAAGGCGTGGTCCTGCGGTATCTGTCGGATTGTTATCGCGTGTTACGCCACGGCCTGCCGAACACGGTTGTCACCGACGAGATCGCCGAGATCACCGAGCACGTGGGCGCGATGGTCCGCTCGGTGGATTCCAGCCTCGTCGACGAATGGGAACAGCTCACGCACCCGCCCGCCTGA